From Methylomonas sp. EFPC3, a single genomic window includes:
- a CDS encoding HlyD family efflux transporter periplasmic adaptor subunit translates to MQKTIRPREILQQRRRRLRFVTMMLLLAALAYGLYWWLTQRDWVKTDDAFIAGHLIGVKAQVDGTVVEILAENTQAVSKGDVLVRLDGSYARVAMQQAEAELAKTVREFYMQKARLASLGQRLAAKQAAVAQVEHDLQRFKAAAGDGAVSDQQVQNAEDKLRELAAAIRETSAEQDGVAAQLRDSGVEDYPAVAQAKSRLRRAYLDYQRREVRAPVAGYVAKRKVQVGDNLHAGAALMVVVPLDELWVEANFLETQIADIRPGQAAEIRVDAFGSERLYHGRVQGLNPGSGSSFALLPTDNATGNFIHIAERVQVRIALAPDELRAAPLQPGLSTLTRVQIAGGGASALASEVTLAGAAYRTDIYDHELDGVEDKIGQIIAANRS, encoded by the coding sequence ATGCAGAAAACGATTCGCCCGCGCGAGATTCTCCAGCAGCGTCGCCGCCGGCTGCGCTTTGTCACCATGATGTTGCTGCTGGCAGCGCTTGCTTACGGACTCTATTGGTGGCTCACGCAACGCGATTGGGTAAAGACCGACGATGCCTTCATCGCCGGGCATTTGATCGGGGTCAAGGCCCAGGTCGACGGCACGGTGGTCGAGATCCTGGCCGAGAATACCCAAGCGGTTAGCAAAGGCGATGTGCTGGTGCGGCTGGACGGCAGCTACGCGCGGGTGGCGATGCAACAGGCCGAAGCCGAGTTGGCGAAAACCGTGCGCGAGTTTTACATGCAGAAAGCCCGGTTGGCGAGTTTGGGGCAGCGCCTGGCGGCCAAGCAAGCTGCGGTGGCTCAAGTCGAACATGATTTGCAACGCTTTAAAGCCGCGGCCGGCGACGGTGCGGTGTCCGACCAGCAAGTACAGAATGCCGAAGACAAATTGCGCGAATTGGCGGCGGCGATACGCGAGACCAGCGCCGAGCAGGACGGCGTGGCTGCCCAGTTGCGCGATTCCGGCGTCGAGGACTATCCGGCGGTGGCACAGGCCAAGAGTCGCTTGCGCCGGGCTTATCTGGATTACCAGCGGCGCGAGGTGCGGGCGCCGGTGGCGGGCTATGTCGCCAAGCGCAAGGTACAGGTCGGCGACAATTTGCATGCCGGCGCGGCCTTGATGGTGGTGGTGCCGCTGGACGAGCTTTGGGTCGAAGCCAATTTTCTGGAAACCCAGATTGCCGATATTCGTCCGGGGCAGGCCGCCGAGATTCGGGTCGATGCCTTTGGTAGCGAACGTTTGTACCACGGCCGGGTACAGGGCTTGAATCCCGGTTCCGGCAGTAGTTTCGCACTGTTGCCGACCGATAACGCCACCGGCAATTTTATTCACATTGCCGAGCGGGTGCAGGTACGGATTGCGCTGGCGCCGGACGAATTGCGCGCCGCGCCGTTACAGCCGGGATTATCGACTTTGACCCGGGTGCAAATTGCCGGTGGTGGTGCGTCGGCGTTGGCATCGGAGGTGACTTTGGCCGGAGCCGCCTACCGCACCGATATTTACGACCACGAACTGGATGGGGTCGAGGACAAAATCGGCCAGATTATCGCCGCTAACCGGTCCTGA
- a CDS encoding carbohydrate kinase → MPADSITIFGEALFDCFADGSRILGGAPFNVAWHLQGLGAEPLFVSRIGRDSAGAELLAAMQTQGMRQNGVEIDAARPTGSVTVSIDNGQPSYHILAEQAYDYIAAPELPIGHESGLLYHGSLALRHGVSRATFEQIKPQWRGPVFFDVNLRAPWWNADDIHTWIADADWLKLNDEELALLLPEHQAIDSKLLLLQQRYDLQGVVVTRGEHGALALTAGGEFVEVKPAGSVTVVDTVGAGDAFAAVLLMGIARGWPLASALERAQDFASAIVGQRGATVSDPEFYRRFREAWH, encoded by the coding sequence ATGCCGGCAGATTCGATCACCATTTTCGGCGAAGCGCTGTTCGATTGTTTTGCGGACGGCAGCCGGATTCTCGGCGGCGCACCGTTCAACGTTGCCTGGCATTTGCAAGGCTTGGGCGCCGAACCCTTATTCGTCAGCCGCATCGGCCGGGATTCGGCCGGGGCGGAATTGTTGGCGGCCATGCAAACCCAGGGCATGCGCCAAAATGGGGTGGAGATAGACGCCGCCCGCCCGACCGGTAGCGTGACAGTCAGTATCGACAACGGCCAGCCGAGTTACCATATTCTGGCGGAGCAAGCTTACGACTACATTGCCGCCCCGGAATTGCCCATCGGCCACGAGTCAGGCTTGCTCTACCACGGCAGTCTGGCGCTACGGCATGGCGTATCCCGCGCGACTTTCGAACAGATCAAACCCCAATGGCGCGGCCCGGTGTTTTTCGACGTCAATCTGCGCGCGCCCTGGTGGAATGCGGACGACATTCACACATGGATAGCCGATGCCGATTGGTTGAAGTTGAACGACGAAGAGCTGGCATTGTTGCTGCCGGAGCACCAAGCCATCGACAGCAAACTGCTGCTATTGCAACAACGTTACGATTTGCAGGGCGTGGTGGTGACTCGCGGCGAGCATGGCGCACTAGCGCTGACCGCGGGCGGCGAATTTGTCGAAGTGAAACCGGCCGGCAGCGTGACGGTGGTCGACACGGTCGGCGCCGGCGACGCCTTTGCCGCAGTGTTGCTGATGGGGATAGCCCGCGGTTGGCCGCTGGCGTCGGCGCTGGAACGCGCCCAAGATTTCGCCTCGGCCATCGTCGGACAACGCGGGGCCACGGTCAGCGACCCCGAATTTTACCGGCGTTTCAGAGAAGCCTGGCATTGA
- a CDS encoding DHA2 family efflux MFS transporter permease subunit, whose amino-acid sequence MSADYPKRLRGWRFSLFNLLLGGGHALVIFNAGAYIAMLPRVAAGLGVPPSFGTWTQTDYMIALALGLPIGGWLGRRFGEYRPLIWAFAGFALASWLCALAEDFHLYLAARVVLGLCGGLTLPLGQALLLKEYPDQRKSLGIGVWSLFTLTPFTFGPPLGGWVADSLGWRWLFWGNIPLAVAIAGLLGALLHGRGGPRLRQRLDVPGCLMATAILFCVQAILNQGNDWDWANSGYLLALGVGVVVLLLYWLIWEWGCRRPFLDIRLFARRNFTIGVIGLCVGFLCFQGLLSLLIVQLQLALGYSSFLAGLVFLPMAIFAKPMAGIFHEVVKRVDARLLASANLLGFAATYFWLSRFDDPDSFAQLFWPKLLEGACLGSFFVPLTALLLHGIPAERHWRALELANLLRIAAGAIGIALQGVIFYRRTPLHMTRFAENRGAWSDAGTDALQTLLAGGFEADTALAKFAKLAGKAQAIRGLNDAFWLAGCIFVGLAALVWLAEPTRAPVRAAPAMQRALEETLVEEDA is encoded by the coding sequence ATGAGCGCCGATTACCCGAAACGGCTGCGCGGTTGGCGCTTCAGTTTATTCAACCTGCTGCTCGGCGGCGGTCATGCCTTGGTGATTTTCAACGCCGGCGCCTATATCGCCATGCTGCCCAGGGTCGCGGCCGGTTTGGGCGTGCCGCCCAGCTTCGGCACCTGGACCCAGACCGACTACATGATCGCGCTGGCCCTGGGCTTGCCGATCGGGGGCTGGCTGGGCCGCCGATTCGGCGAATACCGGCCGCTGATCTGGGCGTTCGCCGGTTTTGCGTTGGCCTCGTGGCTGTGCGCGCTCGCCGAAGACTTTCATCTGTATCTGGCGGCGCGAGTGGTGCTGGGCTTGTGCGGCGGCCTGACCCTGCCGTTGGGCCAGGCCTTGTTGCTCAAGGAATATCCGGACCAGCGCAAGTCGCTTGGTATCGGCGTTTGGAGCCTGTTTACTTTGACGCCGTTCACCTTCGGTCCGCCGCTGGGCGGCTGGGTGGCCGATTCGCTGGGTTGGCGCTGGCTGTTTTGGGGCAACATCCCGCTGGCGGTGGCGATTGCTGGGCTGCTGGGCGCCTTGCTGCATGGGCGCGGCGGGCCGCGCCTGCGGCAACGCTTGGATGTTCCGGGTTGCCTGATGGCGACAGCGATTTTATTCTGCGTGCAAGCCATTCTGAACCAGGGCAATGACTGGGATTGGGCCAATTCCGGTTACCTCCTGGCGCTGGGTGTCGGCGTGGTCGTGTTGTTGCTGTATTGGCTGATTTGGGAATGGGGTTGCCGCCGGCCGTTTCTAGATATTCGCTTGTTCGCCCGACGCAATTTTACGATCGGCGTGATCGGCTTGTGCGTCGGTTTTCTGTGTTTTCAGGGTTTGTTGTCGTTGCTGATCGTGCAATTGCAACTGGCGTTGGGTTACTCGTCGTTTCTGGCCGGCCTGGTGTTTTTGCCGATGGCGATTTTTGCCAAACCGATGGCCGGTATTTTTCATGAGGTAGTCAAGCGGGTCGATGCCCGCCTGTTGGCCAGCGCCAATCTATTGGGTTTTGCCGCCACTTATTTTTGGTTGAGCCGCTTCGACGACCCGGACAGCTTTGCCCAATTGTTCTGGCCGAAACTGCTGGAGGGTGCCTGTCTGGGCAGTTTTTTCGTGCCGTTGACCGCGTTGTTGTTGCACGGCATTCCGGCCGAGCGGCATTGGCGGGCGCTGGAATTGGCCAATCTGTTGCGTATCGCCGCCGGCGCAATCGGCATTGCCTTGCAAGGGGTGATTTTTTACCGGCGCACGCCGTTGCACATGACCCGTTTCGCCGAAAACCGCGGCGCTTGGTCGGATGCCGGTACGGACGCGCTGCAAACTTTGCTGGCCGGCGGCTTCGAGGCCGATACCGCGCTGGCTAAATTCGCCAAACTGGCGGGCAAGGCCCAAGCCATTCGCGGCCTGAACGATGCCTTCTGGTTGGCCGGCTGCATCTTCGTCGGGCTGGCGGCCTTGGTTTGGTTGGCCGAGCCGACCCGCGCCCCGGTTCGTGCCGCGCCGGCCATGCAACGCGCGCTGGAGGAAACCTTGGTGGAGGAGGATGCCTGA
- a CDS encoding DUF5765 domain-containing protein, whose product MCFSANMSLGLGVAGLVASSVTFLDKDETFWVRLARAYAIFHFSLMEFIQYFAYPVADQCGYGTNLLLSELSSVHISLQAFAIMPALATYSTDPNALRKAFFVGSSLSGLFLILTRLPNDWQLFGIDPNFIGRMQSCLFMGIYHIGYAISSAFGLLVTHGSLFALALSGFVWKNNWRIGTYHCFGALMTLFVPQWLFGVSTGEAAAMYCFYSIPITASFMPQFKQIFIGRAANSADGMPARQES is encoded by the coding sequence ATGTGTTTTAGCGCCAATATGTCTTTGGGATTGGGGGTGGCCGGCTTGGTCGCGTCCAGCGTCACGTTTCTGGATAAGGACGAAACCTTTTGGGTCAGACTGGCCCGGGCCTATGCGATTTTCCATTTTTCGCTGATGGAATTCATTCAGTATTTCGCCTATCCGGTCGCCGACCAGTGCGGCTACGGCACTAATTTATTGCTCAGCGAATTGTCGTCGGTGCACATCAGCTTGCAGGCTTTTGCGATCATGCCGGCTTTGGCGACGTATTCGACCGATCCCAATGCCTTACGCAAAGCCTTTTTCGTCGGTTCCAGTCTGAGCGGCTTGTTCTTGATTCTGACCCGCTTGCCCAACGATTGGCAGTTGTTCGGTATCGATCCCAACTTCATCGGCCGGATGCAGTCGTGCCTGTTCATGGGGATTTACCATATCGGCTATGCGATCTCCAGCGCCTTCGGCTTGCTGGTCACTCACGGCTCGTTGTTTGCGCTGGCGTTGAGCGGCTTTGTCTGGAAAAACAATTGGCGGATCGGCACCTACCATTGCTTTGGGGCATTGATGACCTTGTTCGTGCCGCAGTGGCTGTTCGGCGTTTCGACTGGCGAAGCGGCGGCGATGTATTGCTTTTACTCGATTCCGATCACGGCCAGTTTCATGCCGCAATTCAAACAGATTTTCATCGGCAGGGCCGCTAATTCGGCCGACGGTATGCCGGCGCGGCAGGAGTCTTAG
- a CDS encoding efflux transporter outer membrane subunit codes for MAVAHRFSLGLLAIATGGCALFGEDSPRAQLAPMPAIEQTLALTSAEMVAQDRWPEQRWWTAFGNATLNGLIETALAGNSNLKVAEARLQQAETLADFEAADLYPTVDANVSFAAQRFSADSVQAKFAGQHFRHLLVNPLVLRYHLDFWGRDQASLQSAVDRSLAASAELADARLLLAVAVAGAYFDLLAAAEKAELAEHIVADQDTLYRLEQSRRAAGLIAEAPLWQAERNLRAAQQVAAGLHAEQELRRNQLAALAGQGADWGTRIGIDAKVVPQALALPADLPLRLLARRPDLHAARLQAEAAAEDIHVAKTAFYPDVNLLAFTGFHSVSLTDIALQGSSLAYAVGPSVELPIFEGGRLRAQLGYREASYDLAVQRYNAGLLRAVQDVADALSRWRELAVKVAAQQQALAAAEAQSRLSDSLTRNGLHDRGKPVLARLEAKRERLLLAGLAAEQHKNAVSLIKALGGGYQAAAESANQP; via the coding sequence ATGGCCGTGGCGCACCGGTTCAGCTTGGGATTGTTGGCGATCGCTACAGGCGGCTGCGCGTTGTTCGGCGAGGACAGCCCTCGCGCCCAACTGGCGCCGATGCCGGCCATCGAGCAAACCTTGGCGCTTACCAGCGCCGAGATGGTCGCGCAAGACCGTTGGCCGGAGCAGCGCTGGTGGACGGCTTTCGGCAACGCCACGTTAAACGGCTTGATCGAAACCGCGCTGGCCGGCAATTCCAATCTGAAAGTCGCCGAGGCCCGTCTGCAGCAGGCCGAAACCTTGGCCGACTTTGAAGCTGCCGACCTGTATCCGACCGTAGACGCCAACGTCAGCTTTGCTGCGCAACGCTTTTCCGCCGACAGCGTGCAGGCTAAATTCGCCGGCCAGCACTTCCGCCACTTGTTGGTGAACCCGCTGGTGTTGCGCTACCACCTGGATTTTTGGGGGCGCGACCAGGCCAGTCTGCAAAGTGCGGTCGACCGCTCACTGGCCGCCAGTGCCGAACTGGCCGACGCCCGGCTGTTGCTGGCCGTGGCCGTGGCAGGAGCCTATTTCGATTTGCTGGCGGCCGCCGAAAAAGCAGAATTGGCGGAACATATCGTCGCCGATCAGGACACGCTTTACCGGTTGGAACAGAGCCGCCGCGCCGCCGGTTTGATCGCCGAAGCGCCGCTGTGGCAAGCCGAACGCAATCTGCGCGCGGCCCAACAGGTGGCGGCCGGTTTGCACGCCGAACAGGAATTACGCCGTAACCAATTGGCCGCGTTGGCCGGGCAGGGTGCCGATTGGGGAACGCGGATCGGTATCGACGCCAAGGTCGTTCCGCAAGCGCTGGCCTTGCCGGCCGATCTGCCGTTGCGATTGCTGGCGCGGCGGCCGGATCTGCATGCCGCGCGCTTGCAGGCCGAGGCCGCCGCCGAGGATATTCATGTCGCCAAAACCGCGTTTTATCCGGATGTCAATTTGCTGGCGTTCACCGGCTTTCACAGCGTCAGCCTGACCGATATCGCCTTGCAAGGCTCGAGTCTGGCCTATGCCGTCGGCCCGTCCGTCGAGTTGCCGATTTTCGAGGGCGGCCGCTTGCGCGCCCAACTCGGTTACCGGGAAGCCAGCTACGACTTGGCGGTACAGCGCTATAACGCCGGCTTGTTGCGCGCGGTGCAGGATGTTGCCGACGCTTTGAGCCGTTGGCGCGAACTGGCCGTCAAAGTCGCCGCACAGCAGCAAGCTTTGGCGGCCGCCGAAGCGCAAAGCCGGCTCAGCGACAGCCTGACCCGCAACGGTTTGCACGATCGCGGCAAGCCTGTGCTGGCGCGGCTCGAAGCCAAGCGCGAGCGCCTGCTGCTGGCCGGCTTGGCGGCCGAACAACATAAAAACGCGGTCAGCCTGATCAAAGCCTTGGGCGGCGGTTACCAAGCAGCCGCCGAATCCGCAAACCAACCCTGA
- a CDS encoding circularly permuted type 2 ATP-grasp protein: MNTQNIFDEMRAGDGQVRRLYQPFSEWLKGVDHAQLMQKSREAEMLFRRVGITFNVYGEEAGAERLIPFDVIPRILAANEWRQLSAGVIQRVAALNAFLNDLYHDQEIIKAGIVPATILENEMYRPEMQGVDVPGGIYAHIAGIDIVRTEENQFYVLEDNLRTPSGVSYMLENRKMMMRLFPELFRRYAVAPVEHYPQVLLNNLRAVAQPGVPDPVVVLLTPGAYNSAYFEHAFLAQQMGIELVEGQDLFCRDNAVFMRTTEGPKRVDVIYRRIDDDFLDPLAFREDSMLGVPGLVSVYRNGGVTLANAIGAGVADDKSTYTYVPDMVRFYLGEEPILSNVPTYKLENPDDLKYVLEHLAELVVKEVQGSGGYGMLVGPTASKQQIEDFRARILAEPDNYIAQPTLALSTCPTLVEQGVAPRHVDLRPFVLSGKTVTLVPGGLCRVAMREGSLVVNSSQGGGTKDTWVLNGDKPC, from the coding sequence ATGAATACACAAAATATTTTCGATGAAATGCGGGCCGGAGACGGCCAGGTGCGACGCCTGTATCAACCGTTTTCGGAGTGGCTGAAAGGTGTCGATCATGCTCAACTGATGCAGAAATCCCGTGAAGCGGAAATGCTGTTCCGCCGGGTTGGTATCACGTTCAACGTTTACGGCGAGGAAGCCGGTGCCGAACGCTTGATTCCGTTCGACGTGATTCCGCGGATACTGGCGGCCAACGAATGGCGCCAGCTTTCGGCCGGCGTGATTCAACGCGTCGCGGCCTTGAACGCTTTTCTGAACGATCTGTACCACGATCAGGAAATCATCAAGGCCGGCATTGTGCCGGCGACCATTCTGGAAAACGAAATGTATCGGCCGGAAATGCAGGGTGTCGACGTGCCGGGCGGGATCTATGCCCACATTGCCGGCATCGATATCGTCCGGACTGAAGAGAACCAATTTTACGTATTGGAAGACAATCTGCGCACGCCTTCCGGTGTGTCGTACATGCTGGAAAACCGCAAGATGATGATGCGGTTGTTTCCGGAACTATTCCGTCGTTATGCGGTGGCGCCGGTCGAGCATTATCCGCAAGTGTTGCTGAACAATTTGCGCGCCGTGGCGCAACCGGGCGTGCCCGATCCGGTGGTGGTGTTGTTGACGCCGGGCGCCTATAACAGTGCTTATTTCGAGCACGCATTTTTGGCGCAACAAATGGGTATCGAATTGGTGGAGGGCCAGGACCTGTTCTGTAGAGACAATGCCGTGTTCATGCGCACTACCGAAGGACCGAAACGGGTGGATGTGATTTACCGCCGGATCGACGACGATTTTCTCGACCCGTTGGCGTTCCGCGAGGATTCCATGCTCGGCGTACCAGGGCTGGTTTCGGTTTACCGCAACGGCGGCGTGACTTTGGCCAATGCGATCGGCGCCGGCGTTGCCGACGACAAATCGACCTATACCTACGTACCGGACATGGTTCGCTTTTACCTGGGCGAAGAGCCGATATTATCCAACGTGCCGACCTACAAGCTGGAAAACCCGGACGACTTGAAATATGTATTAGAGCATCTGGCCGAACTGGTGGTGAAAGAGGTGCAGGGCTCCGGCGGTTACGGCATGTTGGTTGGCCCGACTGCTTCCAAACAGCAAATCGAAGATTTCCGGGCCCGGATTCTGGCCGAACCGGACAATTACATCGCCCAGCCCACTTTGGCCTTGTCGACCTGTCCGACTTTGGTCGAGCAGGGTGTGGCGCCGCGCCACGTCGATCTGCGGCCATTCGTGTTGTCCGGCAAGACCGTAACGCTGGTGCCGGGCGGATTGTGCCGGGTGGCGATGCGGGAGGGGTCGTTGGTGGTCAATTCCTCGCAAGGGGGCGGTACCAAGGACACCTGGGTGTTGAACGGAGATAAACCATGCTGA
- a CDS encoding alpha-E domain-containing protein, with protein sequence MLSRTADHLYWMARYIERAENMARVLDVTDRMSLVANSAYDEAARWKPPVLIADDVAAFERDYGSYTAANVMRYMALDERNPSSIVSALGAARENARAVRVAMSSEMWETVNALWLELRQRIRLGLREADIGEFCDWVKSRSHLFRGVTFGTMLRDDGYKFVRLGSFVERADNTARLLDAKFQLLLPNEDPAAEVDYYEWSSLLRSVSAFEAYQKVYRDTIEPTKVAELLVLRDDMPRSLHACYDELAPILEQLCRQPGCECLRLAGENHARLHFGRITHIFNSGLHEFLQDFIARNNALGIEIQRAFLNSPD encoded by the coding sequence ATGCTGAGCCGTACCGCCGATCATTTATATTGGATGGCCCGCTATATCGAGCGTGCCGAAAACATGGCTCGGGTGCTGGATGTGACCGACCGCATGTCGCTGGTCGCCAACAGCGCCTATGACGAGGCGGCGCGCTGGAAGCCGCCGGTATTGATCGCTGACGACGTTGCCGCGTTCGAGCGCGATTACGGCAGTTACACGGCGGCGAACGTGATGCGTTATATGGCCTTGGACGAACGCAATCCGTCCAGCATCGTCAGCGCGCTGGGGGCGGCACGGGAGAACGCCAGGGCGGTGCGAGTGGCGATGTCGTCGGAGATGTGGGAAACGGTCAACGCGCTGTGGCTGGAATTGCGGCAACGGATCCGGCTGGGCCTGCGCGAGGCCGATATCGGCGAATTTTGCGATTGGGTCAAGTCGCGCTCGCACCTGTTCCGCGGCGTGACCTTCGGTACCATGTTGCGCGACGACGGCTATAAATTCGTGCGGCTGGGCAGTTTCGTTGAACGCGCCGACAATACCGCGCGGTTGCTGGATGCCAAGTTTCAGTTGCTGCTGCCTAACGAAGATCCGGCCGCCGAGGTGGATTACTACGAATGGAGTTCGTTGTTGCGCTCGGTGTCGGCGTTCGAGGCCTATCAAAAAGTTTACCGAGATACGATAGAACCGACCAAAGTCGCCGAATTGTTGGTGTTGCGCGACGATATGCCGCGGTCGCTGCATGCCTGCTACGACGAGTTGGCGCCGATTCTGGAACAGCTCTGCCGCCAGCCCGGCTGCGAATGTTTGCGTTTGGCCGGCGAGAACCATGCCCGGCTGCATTTCGGCCGGATTACCCACATCTTCAATAGCGGACTGCACGAGTTTTTGCAGGATTTTATCGCCCGTAACAATGCGCTCGGCATCGAGATTCAGCGTGCGTTTTTGAATAGCCCGGATTGA